AATATTATCATGTAAATCCTCAGCGATTCTAACACGTTCCTTTTCTTGTCCGGTTACCATTGCATTAATGGTGTTAATTTCTTGTTCTTTGAGTAGTGTAAGATTTTTTTGTTTTTCTAACTCTTTTTGTTGCTCAGCTAATAAACGTTTTTTCTTTGAGTTTTTAAGGTTTAAGTATGCTATAATTATCCCAAAGATTAATAAAAATAAAGTAATAATAAAAAAGTATAAGTTTCGTTCTTTTTGTAATTTTTCTTTATCATAATTAAATTTTGTACGATGATAAGTTCTTTTTTGTGCACTTTTTGAACGCTCATAATTTAATTCTTCACTAAAAAACTGACTTTTAAATCTAAGACTATCTAATTCATTTCCAATTTTAGTATAAGCTTTATATTTCCAATAATATAATGGTAGATATAAAGATTTAAATACATATGATGTATCTTGTATTTTTATTTTATCACTGAAATCTAATGCTTCATTAAAATTATTTTTTTTATATAAAATGGCTAATTTTAATAATTGACATGCGATTTTCTTTTCTTTTTCTTTGTATTTTAATTTTTTTTTATCTAAAAAAATTAATGCAGAGTCCACTTGTTTTAAAGCTAAATCATAGTTTTTCATTATTTTGAAATTATAAGAAGCATTAGTTTGTAATAGCTTTACAGAAGTGCTTTTATCTTTGGTTAACCTTAAACTTTCATTAGCTTTTTTTTTAAGAGGAATGATTTTATCTTTATTATTGAAATCTAATCGTAATGAAATTCTATAGTTATACAAGGCATTTATTTTTTTTTCACTTATGCTATGAATATTATCATTATATATCTTTAGGAAGTAACTATAAGTTTTATCTTCAACACTAGTGGCTATTTGATCATAGATATCCAGAATAGCTTTTGAAATTTCGCAGATTAAAACTTTATCTTTTCTTTTTACTGCTATATTTAAAGACTTTTCTAAATTTGCATAAGCTTTTAGTTCATCTCCTTCCGCATAAAAATAATATAACCCCTTATTAAATTCATTAAAATTAAAGTTGAGAGAATTACGCTTAAAATAGTTTTTGTTAACTTTCAGAGTGTCAAATTTCCCATGTATAATTATATTTGAATAGATTTTTAGTTGTTTTTTTAAGTCTAAATCGTTAATGTTTCTAATGTTATTTTGGACTTTCTCTACATTGTTTATGTATACATTATAAAAAAAATAATCTAGCCCATGTTCTTTTTTTGATGAACACGAGCTAATAATTATTAATATGATTAGTATTTTTTTATACAATAGTTATTCAATTAAAATTCTTTTGGGTACACAAAAACCTACAGGTTCACCCATACTGTCAGGAATAGGAAATGGTTCATCAGTACCAAATTTTCTTCCAGAAATTTCTACATAATCTTCTCCGTCACGAATAAATCTATAAGGGTTTAAATATTTTGATTTCTCTGGTTTTTTAGGATCATAAATATTTTGATTTGGGGGAGTTCTAGAGTAATTAGAATCTAAAATCATTCCTGATTCTAATTTTTTATGTAATTCAATTACCTTACTAATTTCAGTATTTGTGTCAAAAGGAGTAATGCTAAAATTAATGTAAGCATCAATGTGATCATCAGAATTGCTTTGAGTTGAAAATTCAATTTTTGGTGAAGAATTACCGAATCCTATAGTTATATCTCCTATAAAATTTTGTAGTTTAAAATCACAATGATAGTTATATTGTCTGAAATTATCTGAGTTATCAAATTCTTCAAACTTTTTAATTTTAATATAAACCATATAAAAAGTTCCATAATCTTGAGAACCTAAAATAGGTTGAAAATTAGTTTTATCCTTTAAATTTAATTTGAACTTTAAGTTTTCGTGTGCCATATTTATAAATTGTTTGATTATTGTAGTTTAAAAGAGCTAAGTTTTGGATTATTATTTTCTAAGTTTTCCTTAAAAATATGGTAGTTAACCCAATTATTTGAAATTTTGTAATTAGCAGGATAAGATATAGGTTTTACCAATAGATTTCCATTAACTTTTTTTGTTTTAACTATGGTGCCATATTCACGAAATATGCATTGATTTTTTTTGAGGTAATTACATCCATATCTGTCGTGAGCAATATTGGGTTTTCCTATAACACTGATATTTCTCAGGCATCTATTTATATCTGGGCAATTAAATTGACTTGTTCTTTCTTCCTTATAAAGTTGATGTGATAAAAATGATAAAACATCATCTTTATTATTAATTTTATTAATCAACGATGTATCTTTAATTTTTAAATAATTCCATGGATTTTTTAGATTATTTAATTCTAACTTATCTAGTTGTAATTCATTTTTAGTTATAAATTCATTAAGATATTTTATGTTTTTATAAAGTAGAAAATCTTTCTCTATATTTTTTTGATTTAAGTTATTATCATAACCTTTAACTTTTGTAGTCCAAACCTTATCTATTTTGGTAGTAGATATATACTCTTTAATACATATGTAATTTGTATCTGATAAATTGTTAGGATCACTTATGAGTAAATATTTAAAGTTATCTAACTCTCCATACCCTATTATTAATTCCATGTGAGCATTATTATCTATAGTTTTTAAAATTATTGGTGATTGATTAGTGTTTAGAGTCTCAACAATTTTGTCATAGTTATTAATTATGGCTTTATCAATTTCTTCTGCTTTGAAACCAGCTTCATTAAATATTTTAACTAAATGATCGTCTTTTAATTCTAAATTATCGCAGTGACATTCTGAACTTTCTATTCTACAATCTAATTTAGATGAATTTACATTCAAATAAGAATTATAATGGCTTACGATTTCGTAATCTTCAACACCAATAGTAGAGTTAGATTTAAAGCCTTTTATCATTTTTTCTAAAGAAGAAGCCCAACACCAAGAAGATCTAGTTGGTTGTTTAATGTGCGTTAAGTTATTAAAACAATAAAATTTTCCCATGACATATAAATATTAAGAACATTACAAATATATTTTGTTGCTATAAATATTTTTATACCTACAAATAGGTATATTTTTCTACTTAATAGTAAGTAAAATTGAATTTAGCCACCAATAATAATACTTCCGTCTTTAGTTTCAGGAGCCATTGGATCAAAGGGGAGTTGTTGATTATTGGTTTCTATAATTTCTGTTGAAGAATCAGTACAACTGATAAAAAATAAAGAAGATATGGTTAAAATTAGTAGTAGTATTTTTTTCATATTTTAATTTTATACAACTAAAATATCAAAAAAACTTAGTGTAATGTAAAAATAGTCAGTAAAATACCTAATGAAATAGCTATAAACTTTTGAAGATTGAATTTATGATTCTCAGAACTTTCAAATAAAATAATTGTAGAAATATGTAAAAAAACTCCAATAATTAATGCTGTAATCTCTTGGGTGTATTGTTGCAACCAATCCACATTTTCTCCTAAAAAATATCCGATAGGGCTCATCAAACTAAAAATAAAAAGAAAAATGAAAGTCTTTGGTTTAGAGAATTCCGAGTGTAAAAAAAATGTGGTAATGATTATAGCAACTGGAATTTTATGAACCACAATGGCCCATAATAAGTTATCGTTAGCATTATGAATAGGTAAACCTTCTGAGAAAGCATGCAAAGATAAACTAACAAATAATAACCAAGGAAAAGTATTAGAATTAGATTGTAAATGTACATGACCATGTTCAGCACCTTTTGAAAAAGATTCTAAAATAGACTGAAATAAAATACCAATTAATATGATAATACCAATTTTATGGAATTGTGTATGATCATGAGAATGTGCATATACTTCTGGAAGTAAATGTAAAACAGTTACAGATAATAAATATGAGCCACTAAAGGCTAGTAAAAGTCTCGTGTATAATTTGTTGGGTTTTTTAAAAAGAACAAAAGCTCCTCCTAATAAAACAGAACCTATTAAAATTAGGTAATTCATTTAGCTACTAAAATTAATCTGTTTGAACGCTCCTCCTCAAAAGAATTCAAATTATAATCGCCAAAAGTATCAATAATTTTTAATCCAACAGTATTAAAGTATTTCTTCATTTTATCAAAACTCAAGAATTTAACTTTTTCTGTGTATGAATGTTCTTCATTGTCAGCAACAAAATTAATGTGCTTTAAAATAAAACCATCTTTAATTTCACGTTTTATGTGAAACTCAATATTATCAATGGTTTTTACTTCTTGTTTAACAAGTTGTTGTTCAGTTTTAATAACATTTAAAAAATCTAACACTAAAACAGCATCTTCTTTTAAACCACTTTTCATGGCTTTTAATACTTGAAGATCTTCATTGTCATCATCAAAATAACCAAAACTCGTAAATAAGTTGAAAATAGCGTCGTATTTATTCTCCAGAGTTTTACGCATATCCCAAACTTCAAAGTTTAGGGTTTCATTTTCGAAATTTTTAGCGTAATCGATACTGTTTTTACTCAAATCTCCACCAGTTACTTTGTAACCTAAAGAGTTTAAAAAAATAGAATGTCTTCCTTTTCCACAAGGTAAATCAGCAATATGAGCAGATTTAGGAAGTTGTAAATATGCAGTAATATTTTTCATGAATAACTGCGCATCTTCATCATTTCTATGCTTATATAATGTATGATAATATGGTGTGTCAAACCATGAACTGAACCAATCTTTTGTCTTCATAAGTAATATGGACGCAAAAGTAATGAAAACTTACATTTTTCTTTCCTGAATTATTATCTAAAAACACAATAATTAAAATGTATTTTTGCAAACTAAGATAGCATAGATGGATAAAGATTTTAAAATGGTTGCTACTACCATTTCTGGATTAGAAGGTGTTTTGGCTGATGAGCTAAGAAAACTAGGAGCAAGGGAAGTAAAAGAAGCAATTAGAAGTGTACATTTTAGAGGAGATAAAGGTTTCTTATATAAAGCAAATATTGCATTAAGGACAGCAATTAGAATTTTAAAGCCAATTAAGCGAAGTAAAATTTTCGATGAAGAAGATTTATATGAGGCGATTCAACGTGTTAAATGGGAGAGATTATTAGACGTGGATGGAACTTTTGCTATAGATGCTGTAGTATATTCTAGAAACTTTACTTCGAATTCTCATTACATTGCATTAAAGTCCAAAGATGCTATCGCAGATTATTTTGTGCATAAGTATAAGAAAAGACCAAATGTAGATTTAAAATATCCAGATGTAAAAATTCATATTCATATTCATAAGGAATGGTTAACAATTTCTTTAGATAGTTCTGGAGATTCACTACACAAAAGAGGGTATAGAAGCGCTACGAATATTGCACCAATTAATGAAGTTTTAGCAGCTGGTTTAATTTTACTTTCAGGATACAAAGGAGAAGAAAACTTTATAGATCCTATGTGCGGTTCTGGAACTATATTGATTGAAGCAGCTATGATAGCAAATAATATTCCTGCTAATATCAATAGAAAACATTTTGCTTTTGAGAATTGGAAGGATTATGATGAAGATTTGTATTTTGTGATTCAAGATTCTTTACTGAAGAAGATTCGAAATGCACATTTTAAAATAATGGGCTTTGATAAAGCTCCATCTGCTGTTAAAAAAGCAAAGCAAAATATTATCAATGCAAATTTAGAAGAGTTTATCGGAGTTCATCATGTCAATTTCTTTAACTCAAAAAAAGAAGTATTTGGTAAAACAACAATATTATTTAATCCACCTTACGGAGAACGTTTAAATATAAATATTGAAGAGTTTTATAAAAATATTGGAGATACTTTAAAACATGGTTATTCAAACTCTACTGCTTGGTTAATCACTTCCGATTTCAATGCGTTGAAGTTTGTAGGGTTAAGAACCTCAAAAAGATTACCAATAAAGAATGGTGATTTAGATTGCCGTTTTGTAAAGTATGAACTTTATGAAGGAAGTAAAAAAACAAAGAAGTTTAGCGAAAGCTAAACTTCTTTGTTTGTAGTAAAATGGTTTACTTTATTTTTTAAATAAATAGCTATTAAAGCTTCTTCCATTTATTTTGGTGTATTTAGAATCGATATCATAATTTACGATCATATTTTTTACATCAAAATCTCCTGAAACTTCCATATACTTAATATTTAAATCTTCTTCAAATTTTACATTGTTAAAAGAAACTCCACCTTTGAATTCGGTATACTTAAAAGTTGCTTCTTCTTGAAAAATAGAATTAGCGAAACTCACAAATTCTCTAAACTTAGCACGTTTAAATGTAGCTGGTTCATCAAAGTTGGTATTTTTAAAAGATATTGCTTTTTCAAATTCAGCGTATTTAAAAGTAGTATCTTCAAGGAATTTAGTCCCACTAAAATCTGTATTACCTTCAAAATCTGAATATTTAAACATTGCTTTTCCTTCGAAAGTACAATCTCTAAATGTTACATCATCTTCAAAATTTGCAATAAAAGTGTATCCAGAATCCTCATGTGGAATGTATGCTAGTACATCGTCTTCAAAAACACAATTTACAAAAGAGATTGAACTTAAAATTTGCTTAGGAACTGTGTTTGAACCTCCATTGCTCCACCATTTTTTTCTTTTTGGTAAATTCGGTAAAGCTTTATCCATAAAAGTTAAGTCTAAAATTCCAACCACTGTAGCATTACTAATGGTGATATTTTCCTCTTTACTAATTTTCTTTAATATTTCTGTAGCATTTATAGTTTTCTGTGCTACGATGATAGAGCTTACAAAAAGCAAAACTAACGTTGTAATTGTTCTCATGATTTAAATAGTTTACTTATTTATTTTAAAGACAACAACATTTTTAATATGTTACAAAAAAAACGTCCAATATAAAATTGGACGCCTTGTATACTGTTTAGTGCTTGATTATTAGTTTACAGAATCACTTAAACCAGCACCTGCTTTAAATTTTACAACATTCTTAGCAGCGATTTGAATTTCTTTTCCAGTTTGAGGATTTCTTCCGCTTCTTGCAGCTCTTTGAGAAACTGACCAAGTTCCCCAACCAACTAAAGCTACTTTGTCACCTTTCTTTAAAGCGCTAGTTACATTGTTAGTTAAAGAATCTAATGCAGCTTTAGCAGCAGCTTTAGAAATTCCTGCATCAGCAGCCATTGCGTCGATTAACTCAGACTTGTTCATAATTTGTAGATTTTAAAATTAATTAATAAATTTTTTGCTTTAACGCTTAACAAATATAGATTTAATGGGGTATTGTGCAAGTTGAAGCTCTAAAAAACTAAGAATTTGTTAATAAAAACCCCTGATTTGTTAATAACCACGACTTAAAAGAGCATGAAAAGCGTTAATCCCTTATAAATAAAGGGCTACAGCGCTCTAGCTTTCTCTTCAAATGTAAATCCGTTTAATAAACTAACAGCATCTAGTTTTTTCTTACCAGAAATTTTAATTTCATCGATAATTAAGAAACCATCTTTTGCAGCTACTTTTATTTCTTTTTTAGTCGTTAGGATTGTTCCTATTTCTATGTTATGATTTTCTTTTTGCTTAGAAACACCATAAATTTTTGCAGAAATCTCATCTTCACCATTCAGAATAGTTGTCCATGCGGCAGGGTAAGGGTTTAATCCACGGATATGATTATAAATATCATCTAATGGTTTAAACCAATCTATTTTACAATTGTGAGGAAATAATTTTGGAGCAGATTTTTCTTCTAACTCAGGTTGCTTTTTTGTCTTTACCTTGTCAGAAGCTATTAAATCGACAGTCTCCACTACTAAATCAGCACCTAAAACCATTAATTTATCGTGAAGTTCACCAACGATTTCATGAGGAGCAATATCTATTTCTTTTTGTAAAATAATTTCTCCAGTATCAATTTTATCATCAATGAAGAAAGTAGTTACACCTGTTTTGGTTTCTCCATTAATAATAGCCCAATTAATTGGAGCTGCACCTCTATATTCAGGCAGTAATGAAGCATGTAAATTAAATGTTCCATATTCAGGCATTTTCCAAACCACTGTAGGTAACATTCTAAAAGCAACTACTATTTGTAAATTTGCTTTTAAATCTTTTAATTCATCTGTAAAAGATTCAGCTTTTAAATTTTTAGGTTGTAAAACTTTTAATCCTTGATTAACCGCATATTTTTTTACAGCAGATTCATTTAGTTTTCGTCCTCTACCTGCTGGTTTGTCTGGTGCTGTGATTACACCAACGATATTGTAATTATTTTCTACAAGTTTCTTTAAAATGGTCACTGCGAAATCTGGAGTTCCCATAAAAACAATTCTTAAATCTCTCATTTATGCTAGTAAATAGGTGTTATAGTTTGTTACTTTTATTTTTTCTTCTCCTAATAATTTTCTCAAATGTATTAAGATGTCTCTTTCTTTATAATTTAATTTTTCACAGATCTCTCTAGATGAAATTTCTCTATTATCTTTTATTATGGCTAATATTTCTTTAGAAACATCAATAATTTTTTCTTTTTTCAAGCAAACATCGCATATTCCACATTCTTTGGCATTTGGCTCATTAAAATAATTTAGTAATTGTATATTTCTACAAACTGCATCATTTTGAATAAATTGAATAATGTTACCAAGTTTTTGGGCTTTATACGTTAAAAGATTTTTTATTTTTTTTGAAAAACGATTTATTGTTCTATTGTCTTCCCTAGGATGTAAAAAATATAGCATACTGTCTTTAGACGACTTTTTGTAATTCACTATTTGATCATTATGCAATTCATCCAGTAAGTGAATTAAATGTTTAGATGTGATTCCTAAAATTTTAGCTATTGCAAATTCGTTAATAGAAACATCTTGTTCGAACAATCCACCATACATTCTTAATAAGGTATCAATGAACTTGTTTTTTTTGGGGTTAGCTAATTTATATTTACTTAATTGACCATATGGAATTAAAAACTGTAAGGTTGATTTTTTCTGATTAAAATGATTTAATTCAATAATTCCAAAATTATTTAGTATTTGAAGTATGTTATATACTTTTCTTACTGGTAAATTATAAATATTACAAAAATCTAATATATTGAAATCGAAACCTGTATCAATGAATTCACCATTTGCTATTTTAAAATATTGATGCAATTTTGTGTGAACATGTTTTATTTCTTCAAGTGAAGGTTGTGAATCTTTAAATAAGTTTAGAGTTAATTTAATATCGCTTTCGTTAGTAAGCATAATAGCATAACAACTTTCATTATTACGTCCGGCTCTTCCTGCTTCCTGAACATAATTTTCAATGGAATTAGGAATATCATAATGAACTACAATTTTTACATCAGCTCTATCGATTCCCATACCAAAAGCATTGGTAGCAACAATAATACGGCATGTATTGTTCATCCAATTTTTGTAAGCGATTTCTTTTTCTGACAGTGATAATCCTCCGTGATATGATGTGGCTTTGAAACCCTTACTATTTAAAAAGTTAGAAAGCTCTATTGTTTTTTTTCGTGAGGAAACATAAACAATAGCAGGTGCTTTTATTTTTGTAAAAATTTCTTTCAGTCTATATAATTTATCCTCACTTTTTAAGATGCGATAACCTAAATTAGGTTTGTAAAAAGATTTTTTAAACGTTAAGGGTTCATTTAAGCTTAAAGTACTGTAAATATCTTCCAATACTTTATTTGTAGCAGTGGCGGTTAAAGCTATTACAGGAGTATTTTCTTTTAACTCTTTTAATATTGATAATTGTGTATACGACGGTCTAAAATCATGTCCCCATTCTGAAATACAGTGTGCTTCATCTACAGCAAAAAAAGAAACGGATAATTGTTTTATTTTTTCTTGGATAAATTTTGATTGAATACGTTCTGGTGATAGATACAAAAATTTGTAATTCCCAAATTTGAGGTTGTCAAAAATACGTACAATTTCATCTTGATGACTTCCAGAAGGAATGTAAAAAGCCTTTATTCCTCTTTTATCTAGACTATTTATCTGATCTTGAATAAGCGCAATAAGTGGAGAAATAACAATACAGACACCTTCCTTAATAAGCGCAGGAATTTGATAACAAATAGATTTCCCACCTCCTGTTGGCAGCAGTGCAGTAGTATCTTTGTTATTTAAAACGGCTTCAATTATTTCTAGTTGTTGTGGTCTAAAAGAATCAAATCCCCAATATTTTTTTAATATTTCTGTAGGTGTATTCAATACCTTATAAGTTATCTAAAATAAAGAAGCATCGATTTCTAACACTATCAAAAGGAACATTAATAATTTCATATCCTAACTCTGTATAAGCTTTATTTAAAAAAGTACTTATTTTTTCAGCTTGTTCAAAGGTTTCATAACGTTCGTTATCTGATTTATAGATTTTTTTCCAAGGTAAAAACTGAAAAATTTTAGTGTATTTGTATTGTTTACTTTTTTCAATAAATTCTTCTGGAATTTCTGTATTGAAATATTCTAAGTAAGCATGAACACTAGGGATACCACGATCAAAAAAAACAGTTTTTTTATTAGATTTTTCAGCGTCTAAGTATTGCTGAACTCTACCTTCCAATAATTTATAACTAAATAACAAGGGATCTGTTAGAAAAAGTTGTTCAATACCTTCTTCTTGTGCTTTTCTAGTTACCTCTCTAGAAACCTCAGGCATACATTTATAACCTCTTCTATTTAAGTATCTTAAAACAGAAGACTTTCCAGTTCCTGGTCCGCCTATAAAAACAATCTTTTGTTGCATGCAGCAAAAATAGTAGATTCGCTACTTATATATAATAAATAGTGTAATTTTGTGTTCAATTTTATTATGATTACGTAATTAAATTACGAGCTTAAAATAATTTACATATTAAACTATGTCTGATAGAGAAGCATTTTATGCAAATTTGAAAGAAAAATTAAAAGAAACTACTAATTTTCCAACAAAATATTTATATAAATTTATAGTCCCTAGTGAAGAAAGTAAAATAAAACAAGTACAAGATTTATTTGATAAAGGCGGTGCTGTTATTAGTACTAGGAAGTCAAGATCAGGAAAATATACAAGTGTTTCTATACATTTAAATGTATCTAACCCCGACGAAGTAATCTCATATTATCAGCAAGCTGAAACAATAGAAGGCATTATATCATTATAAAACTCTTATGAAAACCAAATTTATTTTTACAATCTCCTTATTTATTTCAATTACTCTTTTTTCACAGAAAGATGAAGTTTTATTAACTATAAACAAAACCCCAATATACGTTTCTGAGTTTAAAAGAGTGTATGAAAAGAATTTGGATCAAATTAAAGAAGAAGAAAAAGATATCGATAAAAATTTAAATCTTTTTATCAATTATAAATTGAAATTGATTGATGCGTATCAATTAAAGTTAGATACTTCTAAGACTTACAAAAGTGAATTAAATTCATACAAGAATCAATTAATGACACCTTATCTTCATGATGATGAATTTAAGCAGAAAATGGTAAAAGAAGCTTACGATAGAACTTTGGAAGAAGTTAGAGCAAGTCACATTTTATTAGCATATCCAAAAAATAGTGATAAGAAAGACTCTTTAACATTAAAGAAGAAATTAGAAGAAGTAAGAACTAGGATTTTAAATGGTGAAGCTTTTGAAAAAGTAGCAAAAGAGGTTTCAAGTGATCCTTCTGCAAAAATTAATGGAGGAGATTTAGGATATTTTTCAGCTTTTAGAATGGTTTATCAATTTGAAGATGCCGCATACAAAACAAAAGTAGGAGATATTTCTAAACCTTTCGGGACAAGATTTGGATATCATATTCTGAAAGTAACTGATAAAAGAAAATCTAGAGGAGAAGTTGAAGCAGCGCATATTTTAATTCGAAATACAGAAGCTAAAGGAAAATCTAAAATAGATTCTATTTACAAACAAATTCTTTCTGGTTTAGCTTTTGGGGAT
This genomic stretch from Tenacibaculum jejuense harbors:
- a CDS encoding sensor histidine kinase, yielding MYKKILIILIIISSCSSKKEHGLDYFFYNVYINNVEKVQNNIRNINDLDLKKQLKIYSNIIIHGKFDTLKVNKNYFKRNSLNFNFNEFNKGLYYFYAEGDELKAYANLEKSLNIAVKRKDKVLICEISKAILDIYDQIATSVEDKTYSYFLKIYNDNIHSISEKKINALYNYRISLRLDFNNKDKIIPLKKKANESLRLTKDKSTSVKLLQTNASYNFKIMKNYDLALKQVDSALIFLDKKKLKYKEKEKKIACQLLKLAILYKKNNFNEALDFSDKIKIQDTSYVFKSLYLPLYYWKYKAYTKIGNELDSLRFKSQFFSEELNYERSKSAQKRTYHRTKFNYDKEKLQKERNLYFFIITLFLLIFGIIIAYLNLKNSKKKRLLAEQQKELEKQKNLTLLKEQEINTINAMVTGQEKERVRIAEDLHDNIGSVLATLKLHFENLKLNREKKHFNQDDLYEKTEKLIDETYLKVRSIAHAKNAGVIANQGLLVAVKIMAEKISAANQLKIEIIDFGLEQRLDTNTELTLFRIIQELTTNIIKHAEASEATISISQFKDTLNIIIEDNGKGFDPKKIKAKTGMGLHSIQKRIEHLEGTFQIDSSSKSGTSIIMNIPI
- a CDS encoding papain-like cysteine protease family protein; translation: MGKFYCFNNLTHIKQPTRSSWCWASSLEKMIKGFKSNSTIGVEDYEIVSHYNSYLNVNSSKLDCRIESSECHCDNLELKDDHLVKIFNEAGFKAEEIDKAIINNYDKIVETLNTNQSPIILKTIDNNAHMELIIGYGELDNFKYLLISDPNNLSDTNYICIKEYISTTKIDKVWTTKVKGYDNNLNQKNIEKDFLLYKNIKYLNEFITKNELQLDKLELNNLKNPWNYLKIKDTSLINKINNKDDVLSFLSHQLYKEERTSQFNCPDINRCLRNISVIGKPNIAHDRYGCNYLKKNQCIFREYGTIVKTKKVNGNLLVKPISYPANYKISNNWVNYHIFKENLENNNPKLSSFKLQ
- a CDS encoding ZIP family metal transporter, producing MNYLILIGSVLLGGAFVLFKKPNKLYTRLLLAFSGSYLLSVTVLHLLPEVYAHSHDHTQFHKIGIIILIGILFQSILESFSKGAEHGHVHLQSNSNTFPWLLFVSLSLHAFSEGLPIHNANDNLLWAIVVHKIPVAIIITTFFLHSEFSKPKTFIFLFIFSLMSPIGYFLGENVDWLQQYTQEITALIIGVFLHISTIILFESSENHKFNLQKFIAISLGILLTIFTLH
- a CDS encoding class I SAM-dependent methyltransferase — encoded protein: MKTKDWFSSWFDTPYYHTLYKHRNDEDAQLFMKNITAYLQLPKSAHIADLPCGKGRHSIFLNSLGYKVTGGDLSKNSIDYAKNFENETLNFEVWDMRKTLENKYDAIFNLFTSFGYFDDDNEDLQVLKAMKSGLKEDAVLVLDFLNVIKTEQQLVKQEVKTIDNIEFHIKREIKDGFILKHINFVADNEEHSYTEKVKFLSFDKMKKYFNTVGLKIIDTFGDYNLNSFEEERSNRLILVAK
- a CDS encoding THUMP domain-containing class I SAM-dependent RNA methyltransferase yields the protein MDKDFKMVATTISGLEGVLADELRKLGAREVKEAIRSVHFRGDKGFLYKANIALRTAIRILKPIKRSKIFDEEDLYEAIQRVKWERLLDVDGTFAIDAVVYSRNFTSNSHYIALKSKDAIADYFVHKYKKRPNVDLKYPDVKIHIHIHKEWLTISLDSSGDSLHKRGYRSATNIAPINEVLAAGLILLSGYKGEENFIDPMCGSGTILIEAAMIANNIPANINRKHFAFENWKDYDEDLYFVIQDSLLKKIRNAHFKIMGFDKAPSAVKKAKQNIINANLEEFIGVHHVNFFNSKKEVFGKTTILFNPPYGERLNINIEEFYKNIGDTLKHGYSNSTAWLITSDFNALKFVGLRTSKRLPIKNGDLDCRFVKYELYEGSKKTKKFSES
- a CDS encoding pentapeptide repeat-containing protein, producing MRTITTLVLLFVSSIIVAQKTINATEILKKISKEENITISNATVVGILDLTFMDKALPNLPKRKKWWSNGGSNTVPKQILSSISFVNCVFEDDVLAYIPHEDSGYTFIANFEDDVTFRDCTFEGKAMFKYSDFEGNTDFSGTKFLEDTTFKYAEFEKAISFKNTNFDEPATFKRAKFREFVSFANSIFQEEATFKYTEFKGGVSFNNVKFEEDLNIKYMEVSGDFDVKNMIVNYDIDSKYTKINGRSFNSYLFKK
- a CDS encoding HU family DNA-binding protein, which encodes MNKSELIDAMAADAGISKAAAKAALDSLTNNVTSALKKGDKVALVGWGTWSVSQRAARSGRNPQTGKEIQIAAKNVVKFKAGAGLSDSVN
- the fmt gene encoding methionyl-tRNA formyltransferase: MRDLRIVFMGTPDFAVTILKKLVENNYNIVGVITAPDKPAGRGRKLNESAVKKYAVNQGLKVLQPKNLKAESFTDELKDLKANLQIVVAFRMLPTVVWKMPEYGTFNLHASLLPEYRGAAPINWAIINGETKTGVTTFFIDDKIDTGEIILQKEIDIAPHEIVGELHDKLMVLGADLVVETVDLIASDKVKTKKQPELEEKSAPKLFPHNCKIDWFKPLDDIYNHIRGLNPYPAAWTTILNGEDEISAKIYGVSKQKENHNIEIGTILTTKKEIKVAAKDGFLIIDEIKISGKKKLDAVSLLNGFTFEEKARAL
- a CDS encoding RecQ family ATP-dependent DNA helicase, with amino-acid sequence MNTPTEILKKYWGFDSFRPQQLEIIEAVLNNKDTTALLPTGGGKSICYQIPALIKEGVCIVISPLIALIQDQINSLDKRGIKAFYIPSGSHQDEIVRIFDNLKFGNYKFLYLSPERIQSKFIQEKIKQLSVSFFAVDEAHCISEWGHDFRPSYTQLSILKELKENTPVIALTATATNKVLEDIYSTLSLNEPLTFKKSFYKPNLGYRILKSEDKLYRLKEIFTKIKAPAIVYVSSRKKTIELSNFLNSKGFKATSYHGGLSLSEKEIAYKNWMNNTCRIIVATNAFGMGIDRADVKIVVHYDIPNSIENYVQEAGRAGRNNESCYAIMLTNESDIKLTLNLFKDSQPSLEEIKHVHTKLHQYFKIANGEFIDTGFDFNILDFCNIYNLPVRKVYNILQILNNFGIIELNHFNQKKSTLQFLIPYGQLSKYKLANPKKNKFIDTLLRMYGGLFEQDVSINEFAIAKILGITSKHLIHLLDELHNDQIVNYKKSSKDSMLYFLHPREDNRTINRFSKKIKNLLTYKAQKLGNIIQFIQNDAVCRNIQLLNYFNEPNAKECGICDVCLKKEKIIDVSKEILAIIKDNREISSREICEKLNYKERDILIHLRKLLGEEKIKVTNYNTYLLA
- a CDS encoding AAA family ATPase, whose protein sequence is MQQKIVFIGGPGTGKSSVLRYLNRRGYKCMPEVSREVTRKAQEEGIEQLFLTDPLLFSYKLLEGRVQQYLDAEKSNKKTVFFDRGIPSVHAYLEYFNTEIPEEFIEKSKQYKYTKIFQFLPWKKIYKSDNERYETFEQAEKISTFLNKAYTELGYEIINVPFDSVRNRCFFILDNL
- a CDS encoding DUF493 family protein codes for the protein MSDREAFYANLKEKLKETTNFPTKYLYKFIVPSEESKIKQVQDLFDKGGAVISTRKSRSGKYTSVSIHLNVSNPDEVISYYQQAETIEGIISL